Proteins from a genomic interval of Coccinella septempunctata chromosome 2, icCocSept1.1, whole genome shotgun sequence:
- the LOC123306992 gene encoding putative exonuclease GOR, translated as MYHPDFSAYGRPAMFFDRRGNLVQPPVWHTPQFVQPPILHPRQQFHQNIPDEATISLHYNNVQQPNVYEVNGTTYYGTANSHMASASANRHHRRPLPEECENVKDEKRIRRHHNDGQRRHSSFFEKQSDAGSPRCPQQQKPLKKKHKKPFPNVYKPIRSARDERPSDCSENKAKEGNNPPRVEAAVSPVFGLTEERLYNLLNQFTVAPEDLFSNGFPQVDKVKNQVRMYKHCFGKPFRIPKRLAGIEEDFDRNSPTAVERTCVRCNDQFFVNENGYLTKQQCFYHWGKISYCRHTCCENTPGSKGCTSSKHHVWNGTVAGINEPLQGFISTKRSKKSERKVFAVDCEMCYTVRGLELCRVTVLGFDGATVYDFFVQPEEEVVDYNTRFSGVTESDVYGAKSKTFQEVQNDLLNIIHEDTILIGHALDNDLRVLKLVHSKIVDTSLIFPHERGFPFRNSLKQLMSVHLNKAIQTSDHGHSPYEDALSCLELIKFKIQLYYAERRLTI; from the exons CCGATCCTCCATCCCAGACAACAGTTTCATCAGAATATTCCTGATGAAGCTACCATCAGTCTTCATTACAATAATGTGCAGCAACCTAACGTCTATGAAGTGAACGGTACCACCTATTACGGAACTGCCAACAGTCATATGGCTTCAGCTTCGGCGAATAGGCACCACAGAAGACCTTTGCCTGAAGAATGTGAAAATGTCAAGGATGAGAAAAGAATCAGGAGGCACCACAACGATGGTCAACGTCGGCATTCAAGTTTTTTCG AAAAACAATCTGATGCTGGCTCACCGAGGTGTCCTCAGCAGCAGAAGCCATTAAAGAAGAAACATAAGAAGCCGTTCCCTAATGTGTACAAGCCGATTCGCTCGGCAAGGGACGAACGACCATCAGATTGTAGCGAAAATAAAGCCAAAGAAGGGAATAACCCCCCTAGGGTGGAAGCCGCTGTTTCGCCAGTGTTCGGATTGACCGAAGAACGACTGTACAACCTCCTCAACCAGTTCACCGTAGCTCCGGAGGATCTGTTTTCCAACGGTTTTCCACAGGTGGATAAGGTTAAGAACCAAGTCCGCATGTACAAACATTGTTTCGGAAAACCCTTCAGGATCCCGAAGAGATTGGCTGGTATTGAGGAGGATTTTGATCGGAATTCACCGACCGCAGTTGAGAGGACCTGCGTTCGGTGTAACGATCAGTTCTTCGTCAACGAGAACGGTTACTTGACGAAACAGCAGTGCTTCTACCACTGGGGGAAAATTTCGTACTGTCGCCATACATGTTGCGAAAACACTCCGGGATCCAAAGGTTGCACTTCGTCAAAACACCACGTCTGGAACGGTACAGTGGCGGGGATCAACGAGCCCCTGCAAGGTTTCATAAGCACAAAACGCAGCAAAAAATCGGAGCGTAAGGTTTTCGCTGTAGACTGCGAAATGTGCTACACCGTGCGAGGCTTGGAACTTTGCAGGGTAACCGTTCTGGGTTTTGACGGTGCCACGGTGTACGACTTTTTTGTGCAACCGGAGGAAGAAGTTGTGGACTACAACACTAGATTTTCCGGAGTGACCGAAAGTGACGTGTATGGGGCAAAGTCGAAAACATTCCAAGAAGTGCAAAACGATTTATTGAACATTATCCACGAGGACACCATTCTGATAGGACACGCGTTGGACAATGATTTGCGAGTGCTGAAACTGGTCCATTCTAAAATTGTGGACACGTCTCTCATTTTCCCTCATGAGCGCGGTTTTCCCTTCAGGAACTCCTTAAAACAGTTGATGTCAGTTCATCTGAACAAGGCAATTCAGACATCCGATCATGGACATAGTCCATATGAGGATGCTCTGAGTTGCTTGGAGCTGATAAAGTTCAAAATACAACTGTACTACGCTGAGAGACGTCTCACAATTTAA